One part of the Palaemon carinicauda isolate YSFRI2023 chromosome 23, ASM3689809v2, whole genome shotgun sequence genome encodes these proteins:
- the LOC137617388 gene encoding vitellogenin-like, whose product MTYSSLLVFVILGAASAAPWPSTTNLCSRECPVAGSPKLFYAPEKTYVYSYTGKSRINLKDVEGANTDIEWRSQVELSWLSPCDMAITMKNPSMGGGSGSSEARFLERYPLVVSIIDGRVMESCAHPDDDVWSVNMKKGIASAFQNTLPSNSSINTGLNFTETDIIGNCSTMYEVKNEGEKVVVMKMKNHRFCQDHFINRAESTKAWLKAPLPMEESFSECKQEITKGVYTSITCKDKNIIRPAYGSYKYIEAVQESTLRFESETDNVPPAVSHLPSRFIRKTLRYDQHTMKKDPSMVAKLDAMLKEVCQKMKHGVQEDTASYLAKALQYMRRVPEEAIPQTLEKIRGGQICEQRQKLESMFLDGLAFVYESGAVKVMVQELVSGKATGGRAALYAASMYFMPRPCIHSIEALKPLFEQYQRFPRTTLAGASMVHTYCRQNPKCQEKAPVRQLAETLSTKVGQVCTPSPNEQTRKQALVLLKSLGNMGVMNSEMARPIMQCIENSEADQGIRIAATQAFRNVRCTPEIHPAIKQLINVVLDPRKKTEVRIGSYLAAVKCAKYEDLKKITDKIAIAENTQVRSFILSHLQNVRESTASFKGNLKNMLETIVLPSNFTKDWRKISRNVDLSYYAPTFGVGAGMESNLIYAPGSFIPRSVNLNLTGALGATPFNIGEIGARFEGIESIIEEMFGPESYLRKTPSRQILRDLSSNIEETFNKINKRLQGSFRQRRSIDLSQISHLFDKLYGNRHMQKADFYARINNQEMAFGSLMGNMKNIKMEELINNMFDSFDDMINRAAENNLDTVRAAQLYLDYHLPTMQGLPLKMKLEGTAMVGLKMESRVKGLMSGTPGVMKFYPSLSTQIDAFIGYDCHIVRTGIKMRNRISTNVGTSINAKYTSGEGFEVALEIPEKMELLNMRSETYLMKRVMGQEETKINPSSVRSTRFQSRSCVMKLEPMLGLKLCYDVNMPNIFRSEGLPLGPPANIQVFLEKADSGMRGIRVMGREENTGGKRVIKIELETPGSSSPRKCNALISSTNEGEAKKISATFESEHLGGIKIQMTRKWTQSEKQLEMIAYSSESRQYNPSTKGIEAKFLMIGEGQEAKLDMALQTLAAVRERVQLNFEASADMCYIEGSIIPYPRRLRKFETNLAFRQWHLVSFVRKESESQYKSQLKFGQKGNEKVEMTATHVMEGSSFMDMALKTNLEAKIGSARYKKNLVLYNQESKKGVALQVVSQGESAKVIEVEMMLMRSGETHHLKLLLDIPAHMKKMMLEASAAGQGSSQYQVKAVAKHGESNILQVEGPLTAMLSSKNTQLKTEMNVVLLRCQPYTVSTSLVSMHGKQAFTFELKNKKGRLIATEWNMANQDGKETNVQFRIIVPSMVEKTIIVIVSEKVLHLSFNQVITPKSSSPLRRRGFFDIDFESKKANAEFAWDVDRNPNEKIQAEVRLINPSATLRDCVIQGNWIYLEKQHQFKAELKLSDPRTWFIGRNSLMLEVTTPSQQMYKMNAMVMVEKESSGPKVETEGTLRTPANKEYKWNSQTSLEWREGLRNCKMMTKVDLNAPEGRQSTMNLEAMHHWTPTQREADLKIDISCPSLQQPIRTQLQMNNQQGEYSTKWVIEMGSPVNGAMYKLKLSPEGGVQGFEVELNLKQVSELMKALEHLLSSTSSSMTSMATHSSALYRAHFKNHERHSLSLLLMSPSRTMEGECKCNDCTGTPCSDCHCGFIPHKGMSSAKYEIALRQSHSDWNRESRFEGRISHPSLERDLQMDIQLRRDEQKVTGTVELDIFQKPEDKIIGKLESSIIAKNTVIVEAQLSGKVLKVQPKVIVSAARGPGNYGFDIKFHKTLSSPTSFLMSGRIDVRSGRNAAISFMVKNENQKAVDIALALHPHQSSSCYGVRAEGKAMTSLIGTYDIYSELCKPAFIEMTTRKHGSDKMHVTKIGMKGLKDVEVCISEANPDTMEKRPIGMARLMLTSPSMMKLETKYEGEKLHQIKSELHEIWRNHISSAGNWMDSMSREVLKEGSSSPSAQMSVLWQEIKNEASRIYSDLENDLVIPRLDNIRKWTHSTLVTNIAEGCSKLWNQYAHFQLILASSVSDMIRTFEEQFSGLTNVVKEVVVGTARGMKTGEMPQEIQRWWSEFQESSVYRNVESEFESLWRNHQEEYQGLKQILSKIKSTLRRNVDMQRRNIMLYKKPTHIVNWIVNRMNFDQMMFKSIDMWIKNVVQHALFLPVQMEGRHFQLQLPIRRPVHSLPQALSYVSLNPVPVVDRALWWFEALMPTSVDNIVWTYYKFLPRHARYLLPPFNRTAMVVDGTEILTFDGAVLRVPHSPCKVLLAQYKTHSLMMENQKSAPSPHFIMKAAGATIEVKPDLTVTVNGSPVRGPREVQSEVEIVKDQEKIKVKTPFITLRVYRMSHAASVEVSGWTFGKVAGLLGTYDGEMGNDWMTPQGTRAPNMQELVKSWQENQQCQTPQVAPVSPMQVPVVHALHCQALFGVRSRCNPIVRPEPFRKMCFASRNACHVAKAYRAICETKGIKEVFPLGC is encoded by the exons ATGACCTACTCATCCCTACTTGTGTTCGTCATCTTGGGGGCTGCTTCAGCTG CTCCTTGGCCATCAACCACTAACCTATGCTCAAGAGAATGTCCAGTTGCCGGATCTCCCAAACTCTTTTACGCACCAGAGAAGACCTACGTGTATTCGTACACAGGGAAGTCTAGGATTAACCTCAAAGATGTTGAAGGAGCCAATACAGACATAGAATGGCGCTCTCAGGTTGAGCTTTCCTGGCTCTCTCCCTGTGACATGGCCATCACGATGAAGAATCCCTCTATGGGAGGTGGCTCAG GATCTTCTGAAGCTAGATTCCTCGAGAGGTACCCCTTGGTCGTGTCTATCATCGACGGACGGGTGATGGAGTCCTGTGCCCATCCTGATGATGATGTTTGGTCTGTCAACATGAAAAAGGGAATTGCATCTGCTTTCCAGAACACTTTGCCTTCCAACTCCTCTATCAACACGGGTCTGAACTTTACAGAG ACTGATATCATCGGTAACTGTTCAACTATGTATGAGGTGAAAAATGAAGGAGAGAAGGTTGttgtgatgaaaatgaaaaaccaTCGGTTCTGCCAAGATCATTTTATCAACCGAGCTGAGTCAACAAAAGCTTGGCTGAAGGCTCCTTTGCCTATGGAAGAATCCTTTTCAGAATGCAAACAAGAAATTACAAAAGGTGTTTACACCAGCATCACTTGTAAAGACAAGAACATCATCCGACCAGCCTATGGTTCTTATAAGTACATAGAAGCTGTCCAAGAATCAACTTTACGATTTGAGTCAGAAACCGACAACGTTCCACCAGCAGTTTCTCACCTCCCTAGTCGCTTTATCAGAAAGACTCTTCGCTACGACCAGCATACAATGAAGAAGGACCCATCAATGGTAGCCAAGCTTGATGCAATGCTCAAAGAGGTGTGTCAAAAGATGAAGCATGGAGTCCAAGAAGATACAGCATCTTATTTGGCTAAAGCCTTACAATATATGCGCCGAGTACCTGAAGAAGCAATTCCTCAAACTCTGGAGAAGATCCGTGGAGGCCAGATCTGTGAACAACGTCAAAAGCTTGAAAGTATGTTCTTAGATGGATTAGCTTTTGTTTACGAATCTGGAGCAGTTAAGGTTATGGTACAAGAGTTGGTTTCTGGAAAGGCTACTGGAGGACGAGCTGCTCTTTATGCTGCTTCAATGTACTTCATGCCCCGACCATGTATTCACTCTATTGAAGCTTTGAAACCTCTATTTGAACAGTACCAACGTTTCCCAAGGACAACTTTAGCTGGTGCATCCATGGTGCATACTTATTGCAGGCAAAATCCCAAATGCCAAGAAAAAGCACCTGTTCGTCAGTTGGCTGAGACTCTAAGCACCAAGGTAGGACAAGTTTGCACTCCTTCACCAAATGAACAAACTAGAAAGCAGGCTCTCGTGTTACTCAAATCTCTCGGAAATATGGGTGTGATGAATTCAGAAATGGCTCGACCAATCATGCAGTGCATAGAAAATTCAGAGGCTGACCAAGGTATTCGCATCGCTGCCACACAAGCCTTCAGAAACGTTCGCTGTACCCCAGAA ATACATCCGGCAATCAAACAGCTGATTAATGTTGTACTTGATCCAAGAAAGAAAACTGAAGTTCGTATTGGATCATatctagcagcagtcaaatgtgCCAAATATGAAGATCTAAAGAAGATTACAGATAAAATTGCTATTGCAGAAAATACTCAGG TGAGGAGTTTCATCTTAAGTCATCTGCAGAATGTCCGTGAATCAACTGCTTCTTTTAAGGGAAATCTCAAAAATATGCTTGAAACCATAGTCCTGCCATCTAACTTCACCAAGGACTGGCGAAAGATCTCTCGTAATGTTGACCTATCATACTATGCCCCAACCTTTGGTGTAGGTGCTGGTATGGAGTCTAATCTCATCTATGCTCCAGGATCCTTCATTCCCCGCTCAGTTAACCTTAATCTTACGGGAGCCCTTGGAGCAACACCTTTCAATATTGGAGAGATTGGAGCACGATTTGAAGGAATTGAATCAATCATAGAAGAAATGTTTGGCCCAGAAAGTTACCTAAGGAAAACCCCATCAAGACAGATTCTCCGTGATCTCTCATCAAATATTGAAGAAACATTCAACAAGATAAACAAACGGTTACAAGGCTCTTTCAGGCAAAGGAGGTCTATTGATTTGTCACAGATCTCTCATCTCTTTGATAAATTATATGGAAACAGACACATGCAGAAAGCAGACTTCTATGCTCGCATTAATAATCAGGAAATGGCCTTTGGATCTTTAatgggaaatatgaaaaatatcaaaatggaagaACTCATCAATAACATGTTTGATAGTTTTGACGACATGATTAATAGAGCTGCAGAAAACAACCTGGATACAGTACGGGCAGCTCAGCTTTACCTTGATTATCATTTGCCTACAATGCAAGGATTACCTCTCAAAATGAAACTAGAGGGAACTGCTATGGTTGGTCTTAAGATGGAATCTCGCGTCAAGGGACTAATGTCCGGCACTCCTGGTGTCATGAAATTCTACCCAAGTCTATCAACTCAAATTGATGCCTTTATTGGCTATGACTGCCATATTGTTCGAACTGGAATCAAAATGAGGAATCGTATTTCAACTAATGTTGGAACTAGCATTAATGCCAAATACACATCTGGTGAAGGCTTTGAGGTAGCTTTAGAGATACCAGAGAAAATGGAATTATTGAATATGAGGAGTGAAACTTACCTTATGAAGAGAGTAATGGGTCAAGAAGAGACGAAAATCAATCCTTCATCTGTACGAAGCACACGATTCCAATCTCGGTCTTGTGTAATGAAACTGGAACCAATGCTAGGACTTAAACTTTGTTACGATGTCAACATGCCAAATATTTTCCGCAGTGAAGGTCTTCCTCTTGGTCCACCTGCTAACATCCAAGTGTTCTTAGAAAAGGCCGACTCGGGTATGAGAGGAATCCGTGTAATGGGTAGAGAAGAAAACACTGGAGGAAAGAGAGTAATAAAGATTGAGCTCGAAACTCCAGGATCTTCCTCACCAAGGAAATGCAATGCTCTTATTTCCTCAACTAATGAAGGAGAGGCAAAGAAAATCTCTGCAACGTTTGAATCAGAGCATTTAGGAGGTATCAAGATCCAGATGACCAGAAAGTGGACTCAATCAGAAAAACAACTAGAGATGATTGCTTATTCCAGTGAAAGCAGACAGTACAATCCTAGTACAAAGGGTATTGAAGCTAAGTTCTTGATGATTGGAGAAGGACAAGAAGCTAAATTGGATATGGCACTGCAGACATTAGCTGCAGTTAGGGAACGTGTCCAACTCAACTTTGAAG CTAGCGCAGATATGTGTTACATTGAGGGATCCATAATTCCTTATCCAAGAAGGCTGCGCAAGTTTGAAACAAACCTTGCATTCCGACAATGGCACTTGGTCTCTTTTGTAAGGAAGGAAAGTGAATCACAGTACAAGTCACAACTCAAGTTTGGTCAGAAAGGAAATGAGAAGGTTGAAATGACTGCCACCCATGTCATGGAAGGAAGCTCATTCATGGATATGGCACTGAAAACTAATCTtgaag CTAAAATTGGAAGTGCCAGATATAAGAAAAACCTTGTTTTATACAATCAAGAAAGTAAAAAGGGAGTTGCATTACAAGTGGTCTCCCAAGGAGAAAGTGCAAAGGTTATCGAAGTCGAGATGATGTTGATGCGGTCTGGAGAAACACATCATTTGAAGTTATta CTTGATATCCCAGCGCACATGAAGAAAATGATGCTTGAAGCTTCTGCAGCAGGTCAAGGAAGTTCTCAGTATCAAGTTAAAGCAGTTGCTAAACATGGAGAAAGTAATATTCTCCAAGTAGAAGGACCACTCACAGCTATGCTCTCCTCTAAAAACACTCAGTTAAAGACTGAAATGAATGTTGTTTTACTTCGTTGCCAACCCTATACAGTCTCGACTTCCCTTGTATCAATGCATGGAAAGCAGGCCTTCACATTTGAGCTGAAGAACAAAAAAGGACGTCTTATTGCTACAGAATGGAATATGGCAAATCAAGATGGAAAAGAAACAAATGTACAGTTTAGAATAATTGTCCCATCCATGGTAGAAAAGACCATCATCGTTATAGTTAGCGAGAAAGTTCTTCACCTCAGTTTTAACCAAGTCATTACGCCAAAGAGCTCTTCTCCATTGAGGAGGAGAGGATTCTTTGATATTGATTTCGAAAGCAAAAAAGCAAATGCAGAATTTGCCTGGGATGTTGACCGTAACCCAAATGAGAAAATTCAAGCCGAAGTCAGACTGATTAATCCTTCAGCAACTCTTCGAGACTGCGTTATCCA GGGTAACTGGATTTACTTGGAGAAACAGCATCAATTCAAAGCTGAACTGAAGCTCAGCGATCCTCGCACTTGGTTTATTGGAAGAAACAGCTTAATGCTAGAAGTTACTACTCCCAGCCAACAAATGTACAAAATGAATGCTATGGTAATGGTAGAGAAAGAGTCCTCAGGACCAAAGGTAGAGACAGAAGGAACACTCAGGACACCCGCAAACAAAGAGTATAAGTGGAATTCCCAAACTTCTCTCGAATGGCGTGAAGGACTTCGCAACTGCAAGATGATGACCAAAGTAGATCTTAATGCTCCTGAAGGTCGACAGTCAACAATGAACTTGGAAGCAATGCATCATTGGACTCCAACCCAAAGGGAAGCTGATCTAAAG ATTGACATTTCCTGCCCATCACTCCAACAACCAATAAGGACCCAACTTCAGATGAATAATCAACAAGGTGAATACAGTACTAAGTGGGTCATTGAAATGGGCTCTCCTGTAAATGGTGCTATGTATAAGCTAAAACTTTCTCCTGAAGGTGGAGTTCAAGGTTTTGAAGTAGAACTTAACCTCAAACAAGTATCTGAACTTATGAAGGCATTGGAACATCTCCTATCCTCTACCTCATCATCCATGACATCTATGGCAACACATTCTTCTGCCCTTTATCGTGCTCACTTCAAGAACCATGAACGTCATTCTCTTTCACTGTTACTCATGTCACCTTCTCGCACAATGGAGGGAGAATGCAAGTGTAATGACTGTACTGGCACACCCTGTTCTGACTGCCACTGTGGGTTCATTCCTCACAAGGGTATGAGTAGTGCAAAGTATGAAATTGCATTACGCCAATCTCACTCCGACTGGAATAGAGAGTCTAGATTTGAAGGACGTATCAGTCATCCTAGTCTAGAGAGGGACCTTCAAATGGATATTCAACTTCGAAGAGATGAACAGAAGGTTACAGGAACTGTAGAATTAGATATCTTCCAGAAACCAGAAGATAAGATTATTGGAAAATTGGAATCCAGCATCATTGCTAAAAACACTGTCATCGTTGAAGCACAACTTTCAGGAAAG GTACTCAAAGTTCAGCCCAAAGTAATTGTAAGTGCTGCCCGTGGTCCTGGTAATTATGGATTTGATATTAAATTCCACAAGACTCTCTCTTCTCCTACTTCTTTCTTGATGTCAGGAAGAATAGATGTGAGGTCTGGCAGAAATGCTGCTATTTCTTTCATGGTGAAGAATGAAAATCAAAAGGCTGTAGACATTGCTCTAGCACTGCATCCTCATCAGAGTTCTTCTTGCTATGGAGTACGAGCTGAAGGCAAGGCTATGACCTCTCTTATTGGAACTTATGATATTTATTCTGAACTTTGCAAGCCAGCATTTATAGAAATGACCACAAGGAAGCATGGAAGTGACAAAATGCATGTAACCAAGATTGGTATGAAAGGATTGAAGGATGTCGAGGTCTGCATCTCAGAAGCCAACCCAGACACCATGGAGAAAAGGCCAATCGGCATGGCTCGTTTGATGCTTACTTCTCCCTCAATGATGAAGCTGGAAACTAAGTATGAAGGTGAAAAGCTGCATCAAATCAAG AGTGAACTTCATGAGATCTGGAGGAACCACATTTCATCGGCAGGCAACTGGATGGATTCTATGAGCAGGGAAGTTTTAAAAGAGGGTTCTAGTTCACCCTCTGCTCAAATGTCAGTACTATGGCAGGAAATCAAGAATGAAGCCTCAAGAATCTATTCTGACCTAGAGAACGATTTAGTCATTCCTAGATTAGATAATATCAGAAAATGGACTCACAGTACACTTGTCACTAACATTGCTGAAGGATGCTCAAAGCTTTGGAATCAGTATGCTCACTTCCAACTGATTTTGGCCTCATCTGTATCTGACATGATAAGGACTTTCGAAGAACAATTTTCTGGATTAACTAATGTCGTCAAGGAAG TTGTGGTGGGAACTGCTCGTGGTATGAAGACTGGTGAAATGCCTCAGGAAATTCAACGCTGGTGGTCAGAGTTCCAGGAGAGTTCTGTCTATAGGAATGTAGAATCCGAATTTGAATCCCTTTGGAGGAACCACCAAGAGGAATACCAGGGATTGAAGCAGATTCTGAGCAAAATCAAGTCTACTCTCAGAAGGAATGTTGACATGCAGCGACGTAATATCATGCTTTATAAGAAACCCACACATATCGTTAACTGGATTGTCAACCGTATGAATTTT gaTCAAATGATGTTCAAGAGCATAGATATGTGGATTAAGAATGTTGTACAGCACGCACTCTTCCTACCTGTTCAGATGGAAGGTCGTCACTTCCAGTTACAGCTACCTATTCGCCGACCAGTGCACTCACTTCCTCAAGCTTTGTCTTATGTATCACTGAATCCAGTTCCAGTCGTTGACCGTGCTTTGTGGTGGTTTGAAGCCCTTATGCCAACTTCAGTTGATAACATTGTGTGGACTTACTACAAATTCCTCCCTCGTCATGCTCGTTATCTTTTACCACCTTTCAATCGTACAGCCATGGTTGTTGACGGAACCGAGATCCTTACATTTGATGGAGCAGTTCTACGAGTACCTCATTCTCCATGCAAAGTTTTGCTTGCACAGTACAAGACTCACTCCTTGATGATGGAAAATCAGAAGTCTGCTCCTTCCCCACACTTCATTATGAAGGCAGCTGGAGCTACAATAGAGGTCAAACCTGACTTAACCGTTACTGTAAATGGAAGTCCTGTCAGGGGCCCTAGAGAGGTTCAAAGTGAAGTCGAAATAGTCAAAGATCAGGAAAAGATCAAAGTGAAGACACCATTCATAACACTCCGTGTTTACAGAATGAGCCACGCAGCATCAGTTGAAGTGTCTGGCTGGACATTTGGCAAAGTGGCTGGTCTTTTAGGCACCTATGACGGGGAGATGGGAAATGACTGGATGACTCCTCAAGGTACAAGGGCACCTAATATGCAAGAACTTGTCAAGTCCTGGCAGGAAAATCAGCAGTGCCAGACCCCTCAAGTTGCTCCTGTAAGTCCCATGCAGGTTCCAGTGGTACATGCGCTTCACTGCCAAGCCCTCTTCGGAGTTCGATCACGATGCAATCCAATCGTGCGCCCAGAGCCTTTCAGGAAGATGTGCTTTGCAAGCAGAAATGCCTGTCATGTTGCAAAGGCTTACCGTGCCATCTGCGAGACTAAAGGAATCAAAGAGGTCTTCCCTCTAGGATGCTAA